A single Nomia melanderi isolate GNS246 chromosome 13, iyNomMela1, whole genome shotgun sequence DNA region contains:
- the LOC116431646 gene encoding retinol-binding protein pinta isoform X1, whose amino-acid sequence MTSDRKSRDHRTMESSKEYVCRLSPEEMEYVAVNLNETDGDRPMKIAELRQWIVENVDLHAPSDDFFLLRFLRASKFDTEKAKNKLRNYCKQRDTLPEWYANRNPFLPELQELFDLGVLLPLRKLDNDGRMVVIVRAAVHNPSRHKMADMLKAALMTLDLALRDHESMTIYGITAILDIAGITYEHVLQLPPSVIRNLVHAWQGCYPVRIYSLDFINAPRFINVILNVFRSFMNAKLKQRVHVHARGKLKLHESLPDDVLPEEYNGTNGTLKDLIEYWKRAVEDNKEWFAEEEKYRLTSIK is encoded by the exons ATGACCAGTGACCGGAAGTCGAGAGATCATCGGACGATGGAGTCGTCGAAGGAATACGTCTGCCGGCTGTCGCCGGAAGAGATGGAGTACGTGGCGGTAAATTTGAACGAGACGGATGGTGACAGACCGATGAAAATCGCGGAGCTCAGACAGTGGATCGTGGAAAACGTCGATCTCCACGCGCCGTCTG ACGATTTCTTCTTGCTGCGTTTCCTGCGTGCCAGCAAGTTCGACACAGAGAAAGCAAAGAATAAGCTGCGAAATTATTGTAAACAAAGGGACACGCTGCCGGAATGGTACGCCAACAGGAATCCGTTCCTGCCGGAGCTCCAGGAGCTCTTCGATCTTGG GGTACTTTTGCCTTTAAGAAAGCTAGATAACGACGGAAGGATGGTAGTAATAGTACGCGCGGCAGTCCACAACCCTTCTAGGCACAAAATGGCGGACATGCTGAAG GCCGCGCTGATGACTCTGGATCTCGCGCTGAGGGACCACGAGTCCATGACTATCTACGGGATCACCGCCATCTTGGATATCGCCGGCATCACCTACGAGCACGTGCTGCAACTGCCGCCCAGCGTGATCAGGAACCTGGTGCACGCGTGGCAGGGCTGCTATCCGGTGAGAATCTACTCGCTGGACTTCATCAACGCGCCGCGGTTCATCAACGTTATACTGAACGTCTTCAGGAGCTTCATGAACGCGAAGCTGAAGCAAAGGGTGCACGTGCACGCCCGCGGGAAACTGAAGCTCCACGAGTCGCTGCCGGACGACGTTCTACCGGAAGAGTATAACGGCACTAATGGCACTCTGAAGGATTTGATTG AGTATTGGAAACGTGCCGTGGAGGACAACAAAGAGTGGTTCGCCGAGGAGGAAAAGTACAGATTGACGTCGATTAAGTAA
- the LOC116431646 gene encoding retinol-binding protein pinta isoform X2, producing MTSDRKSRDHRTMESSKEYVCRLSPEEMEYVAVNLNETDGDRPMKIAELRQWIVENVDLHAPSDDFFLLRFLRASKFDTEKAKNKLRNYCKQRDTLPEWYANRNPFLPELQELFDLGVLLPLRKLDNDGRMVVIVRAAVHNPSRHKMADMLKAALMTLDLALRDHESMTIYGITAILDIAGITYEHVLQLPPSVIRNLVHAWQGCYPELHEREAEAKGARARPRETEAPRVAAGRRSTGRV from the exons ATGACCAGTGACCGGAAGTCGAGAGATCATCGGACGATGGAGTCGTCGAAGGAATACGTCTGCCGGCTGTCGCCGGAAGAGATGGAGTACGTGGCGGTAAATTTGAACGAGACGGATGGTGACAGACCGATGAAAATCGCGGAGCTCAGACAGTGGATCGTGGAAAACGTCGATCTCCACGCGCCGTCTG ACGATTTCTTCTTGCTGCGTTTCCTGCGTGCCAGCAAGTTCGACACAGAGAAAGCAAAGAATAAGCTGCGAAATTATTGTAAACAAAGGGACACGCTGCCGGAATGGTACGCCAACAGGAATCCGTTCCTGCCGGAGCTCCAGGAGCTCTTCGATCTTGG GGTACTTTTGCCTTTAAGAAAGCTAGATAACGACGGAAGGATGGTAGTAATAGTACGCGCGGCAGTCCACAACCCTTCTAGGCACAAAATGGCGGACATGCTGAAG GCCGCGCTGATGACTCTGGATCTCGCGCTGAGGGACCACGAGTCCATGACTATCTACGGGATCACCGCCATCTTGGATATCGCCGGCATCACCTACGAGCACGTGCTGCAACTGCCGCCCAGCGTGATCAGGAACCTGGTGCACGCGTGGCAGGGCTGCTATCCG GAGCTTCATGAACGCGAAGCTGAAGCAAAGGGTGCACGTGCACGCCCGCGGGAAACTGAAGCTCCACGAGTCGCTGCCGGACGACGTTCTACCGGAAGAGTATAA